From Pseudomonas alcaligenes, a single genomic window includes:
- a CDS encoding pilus assembly protein has protein sequence MSSSNKNTGRPASKVLSLLAGFLVAGYVSSPVYAFTPFQAPLLSTAAVTPNVMLLLDNSGSMNTVIFHSGYNPKIDYPTAMYCKSGTSCDVTNVDHWTDTASISGHSRVAQGGCSAGYYKLGAKNKFTVRKNTVYYPGSAAQTVCIPFPTVVQTNSTGSTADEADLPKNYLEYLVQGLLAGTITASDIPTGHRMGVAKTVAKQIISDNISGVRFGLASFRPGNTASGSTGETYEQQGGIVVSGLGAVKTTLDSNVNSLYGTTYTPLSEAYYDVVRYYRGLASSYNTAPTTLTDQVQYRCQKNFGIVVTDGAPTYDSKFFNTSTDPDRDNSSVAGTNNLPDWDGLSPSPPTAYSDGDTSLGLGSEGSTYYLDDIAKFAYDIDIRPTASTLDLAGKSFETVAFNQQNIKTYTVGFAQDNQMLKDAAQYGHGKYYTASDSAGLTSALSQALNEISAQAGSGGAGASSSSSLTTSTRYYKTLYDPADWRGTIEAYALSATTGRLVSRVWTTDNTITPSSNGASYQTYNTATNNVVALSYTNVSPAQQTVLSTSLPTGVTGTQLVEWSKGTAVTGLRSRTVLLGDVINSTLERLSSTERLASSITGDTSYDSYVSAKASMTDSLLVNSNDGFFHVINAGTGGHRYAYMPSSVFSSLHTVAATDYATSGGHKFMVDGGITVADAQLGSNWATVAVSGMGGGGKSMFAVKLFSAGNNAISGLWEITAPATSTPTNSWNDLGYTYSKPLVARNASNEWVAIFGNGYGSHLGKASLYVVNLSTGALIQEIVVDANASGTAPNGLSAPQMVVNAQYQVQKVYAGDLRGNLWEFDLSGATGSVANSGTPLFEAGVDHPITARPLVVEHPNGGHLVLFGTGKLMEAADKLSTTLQTFYGIWDKNATSGTVASSSLVAQSFTSSSVITANGESQTYYNTSENSVDWDTKRGWYLPLSLNNVLQGERVIYPAQTTMGRVIFVTAKVDANDPCESTGSGKLVELDAISGKMLSYPVLDTNGDGVVDTNDTRVSGLGIDDGLPGQPVIIDAGDQKDTQGKYILKSTGAVTVVDECGEVNNGQCGAITQSRRIMWRQLQ, from the coding sequence ATGTCGTCATCCAATAAAAATACCGGGCGCCCGGCCTCCAAGGTTCTGTCGTTGCTGGCGGGCTTTCTGGTAGCGGGATATGTTTCATCGCCCGTGTATGCGTTTACTCCCTTCCAGGCGCCGTTGCTGAGTACGGCCGCAGTTACACCAAACGTCATGCTGCTGCTGGATAACTCGGGCAGTATGAATACCGTTATCTTCCACAGCGGTTATAACCCGAAGATTGATTATCCAACGGCGATGTACTGTAAGTCGGGTACCTCGTGCGATGTGACCAATGTGGATCACTGGACGGATACCGCCAGTATCTCCGGTCATAGCAGGGTGGCTCAGGGCGGCTGCAGTGCCGGGTATTACAAACTGGGTGCCAAGAACAAGTTCACCGTCCGGAAAAATACGGTCTACTACCCAGGTAGTGCTGCGCAGACCGTCTGCATTCCGTTCCCGACCGTGGTTCAGACAAACTCGACGGGTTCCACGGCAGATGAGGCGGATTTGCCGAAGAACTACCTTGAGTATCTGGTTCAGGGCCTCCTGGCCGGGACTATTACAGCCTCTGATATTCCCACGGGACACCGTATGGGGGTTGCCAAGACAGTTGCCAAGCAGATCATCTCCGACAATATCTCGGGTGTGCGCTTTGGTTTGGCGTCTTTCCGCCCGGGTAACACTGCTTCAGGCTCTACCGGCGAAACCTATGAACAGCAGGGCGGTATTGTTGTTTCGGGGCTGGGAGCGGTAAAGACGACTCTGGATAGCAACGTCAACTCCCTGTATGGCACGACCTACACCCCCTTGTCCGAAGCCTACTATGATGTGGTGCGTTATTACCGTGGGCTCGCCAGCTCCTACAATACAGCGCCCACGACGCTGACGGATCAGGTTCAGTATCGCTGCCAGAAGAACTTCGGCATTGTGGTCACGGACGGCGCGCCGACCTATGACTCCAAGTTCTTCAATACCTCGACTGATCCGGATCGGGATAACAGTTCGGTGGCGGGAACGAACAACCTGCCGGATTGGGATGGCCTGAGCCCAAGTCCGCCGACTGCTTATTCGGATGGTGATACATCGCTGGGGCTTGGGAGCGAGGGCTCCACCTATTATCTCGATGACATTGCCAAGTTTGCCTATGACATCGACATCCGGCCGACGGCAAGTACGCTGGATCTGGCTGGGAAGAGCTTCGAGACCGTTGCCTTCAATCAGCAGAACATCAAGACCTATACCGTCGGTTTTGCCCAAGATAACCAGATGCTGAAAGATGCCGCGCAATATGGGCACGGCAAGTATTACACGGCCTCGGATAGCGCCGGGCTGACGTCGGCGCTGAGCCAGGCATTGAATGAAATTAGTGCGCAAGCAGGTTCCGGTGGTGCGGGCGCATCCAGCTCCTCGAGCCTGACCACCTCCACGCGTTACTACAAGACCCTCTACGATCCGGCGGACTGGCGCGGTACCATCGAGGCCTATGCCTTGAGCGCAACCACGGGCCGTTTGGTGTCGCGCGTTTGGACCACGGATAACACCATTACTCCGTCCAGCAACGGGGCTTCCTACCAGACCTACAACACCGCCACCAATAACGTGGTGGCGCTGAGCTACACCAACGTTTCGCCTGCACAGCAAACCGTCCTGAGCACCAGTCTGCCGACCGGGGTTACTGGTACGCAGCTGGTCGAATGGTCCAAGGGTACTGCCGTGACGGGCTTGCGCAGTCGTACGGTGCTGCTGGGGGACGTCATCAACTCGACGCTGGAGCGGCTGTCGTCAACGGAGCGTCTGGCCAGCAGTATCACTGGCGACACGTCCTATGACAGCTATGTATCGGCCAAGGCATCGATGACGGACAGCTTGCTGGTAAACAGCAACGACGGTTTCTTTCATGTGATCAATGCCGGCACCGGCGGTCATCGCTACGCCTATATGCCGTCCAGCGTGTTCTCTTCGCTGCATACCGTGGCGGCGACCGACTATGCCACCAGTGGCGGCCACAAGTTCATGGTGGATGGTGGTATCACCGTGGCAGATGCCCAGCTGGGATCCAACTGGGCCACGGTGGCGGTTTCGGGCATGGGCGGTGGTGGCAAGAGCATGTTCGCCGTCAAGCTGTTCTCGGCAGGTAACAACGCGATCAGTGGGCTCTGGGAGATAACTGCCCCAGCCACTTCGACGCCGACCAATAGTTGGAACGACCTGGGCTACACCTATTCCAAGCCTCTGGTGGCGCGGAATGCCAGTAATGAGTGGGTCGCTATCTTTGGCAATGGCTATGGCAGCCATCTGGGCAAGGCCTCGCTGTATGTGGTCAACCTGAGCACTGGCGCGCTGATCCAGGAGATCGTGGTGGATGCCAACGCCAGCGGTACGGCTCCCAATGGGCTGTCTGCGCCGCAGATGGTGGTGAATGCCCAGTACCAGGTGCAGAAAGTGTATGCCGGCGACCTGCGTGGAAACCTCTGGGAGTTCGATCTGTCCGGTGCTACCGGCTCCGTGGCGAACTCGGGAACTCCGCTCTTTGAGGCCGGGGTCGATCATCCGATCACTGCTCGCCCCCTGGTGGTGGAGCATCCGAATGGCGGTCACCTGGTGCTGTTCGGCACCGGCAAGCTGATGGAGGCTGCTGACAAACTCAGTACCACGCTGCAGACCTTCTATGGCATCTGGGACAAGAACGCGACCAGCGGCACGGTGGCAAGCAGCTCCCTGGTGGCTCAGTCCTTCACCTCGTCTTCGGTTATCACGGCGAACGGTGAAAGTCAGACCTACTACAACACTAGCGAGAACTCTGTCGACTGGGATACCAAGCGCGGTTGGTACCTGCCGCTTAGTCTGAACAACGTGCTGCAGGGCGAGCGGGTCATCTATCCGGCGCAGACCACCATGGGGCGGGTCATCTTCGTAACGGCCAAGGTGGATGCCAACGATCCTTGCGAAAGTACCGGTAGCGGCAAGCTGGTCGAACTGGATGCGATCTCCGGCAAGATGCTGTCCTATCCGGTGCTCGATACCAATGGCGATGGTGTGGTCGATACCAACGATACCCGTGTCTCTGGTCTGGGCATTGACGATGGTCTGCCGGGGCAGCCGGTGATCATCGATGCTGGCGACCAGAAGGACACCCAGGGCAAGTACATCCTGAAGTCGACGGGGGCTGTTACCGTGGTGGATGAGTGCGGTGAGGTGAATAACGGACAGTGCGGTGCTATAACCCAATCCCGCCGAATCATGTGGCGTCAATTGCAGTAA
- a CDS encoding PilX N-terminal domain-containing pilus assembly protein, protein MKKQNGMALFVSLIFLLLLTIIGVASMQNAGVQEKMAGNVKLKNETFQLAERALREGENYIADVSHATALAACATCTGNNCRVPDITGEISATSGTCAAWKSAATGNTFYQLQKLGTSSAAINLPSSSSVVLYRVTAVSYQGNARTALESIYAHSN, encoded by the coding sequence ATGAAAAAGCAGAACGGTATGGCGCTGTTTGTCAGTCTGATCTTCCTCTTGCTGCTCACCATTATCGGTGTGGCGTCCATGCAGAATGCCGGAGTCCAGGAAAAAATGGCCGGCAATGTGAAGCTGAAGAATGAAACTTTTCAGCTGGCTGAGCGGGCATTGCGCGAGGGTGAAAACTACATAGCCGATGTCAGTCATGCGACTGCGCTGGCAGCATGTGCTACTTGCACAGGTAACAACTGCCGCGTACCCGATATCACCGGCGAGATATCTGCAACCAGCGGAACTTGTGCGGCATGGAAAAGTGCTGCCACGGGAAACACCTTTTATCAATTGCAGAAACTGGGTACCTCCAGTGCTGCGATAAACCTGCCGAGCAGTTCTAGCGTGGTGCTTTATCGGGTGACCGCCGTGTCATACCAAGGGAATGCCAGAACTGCACTGGAAAGCATCTATGCGCACAGTAACTGA
- a CDS encoding prepilin-type N-terminal cleavage/methylation domain-containing protein has translation MDRKQQGFGLIEVMVAMVLGLLVVLGITQIFVSSKQTYVAQDASARLQEDARYVLTRMTQELRMAGMFGCLSLSSGSVSNVPTAFDDPIVWDDGTLSIITANAVTGSDSATDADWTLTTDCRSTGTVQAGNHAPVAGQMAFPIRQVEYQYDEDAQTLSVQNGGAGGFQTLISGVTAFNVSFGVAADSDSTYASGSYELAPADPALIRSVRISMTLADPDGKAGNQTYSVVAALRNRLL, from the coding sequence ATGGATCGTAAACAACAAGGTTTCGGCCTGATCGAAGTCATGGTCGCGATGGTGCTCGGGCTGCTGGTGGTGCTGGGGATTACCCAGATATTTGTCAGTTCCAAGCAGACTTATGTGGCGCAGGACGCCTCCGCACGATTGCAGGAGGATGCTCGTTATGTGCTGACGCGCATGACCCAGGAATTGCGCATGGCCGGTATGTTTGGCTGCTTGTCGCTAAGCTCCGGCTCGGTCAGCAATGTGCCAACGGCATTCGATGATCCGATTGTCTGGGATGACGGCACGCTCAGCATCATCACGGCAAACGCTGTGACCGGTTCGGATAGCGCAACCGATGCCGATTGGACGCTGACTACTGATTGCCGTAGCACCGGCACGGTACAGGCGGGCAATCATGCTCCGGTGGCCGGGCAGATGGCCTTCCCGATTCGCCAAGTCGAATACCAGTACGACGAGGACGCTCAGACACTGTCCGTACAGAACGGCGGCGCAGGTGGTTTTCAGACGCTGATCAGCGGAGTCACGGCGTTCAACGTGTCTTTTGGTGTGGCGGCGGATTCCGACAGTACTTATGCCTCAGGCAGTTATGAACTGGCGCCGGCTGATCCTGCACTTATTCGCAGTGTGCGCATCAGCATGACCCTGGCTGATCCTGATGGTAAGGCGGGTAACCAGACTTATTCGGTGGTTGCCGCGCTGCGCAACCGGCTTCTGTGA
- the pilV gene encoding type IV pilus modification protein PilV, with the protein MRKTQLGVTLIEVMIAVFISAIGVLGAAALQLNALKYTNSAVYTSQASFIAYDILDRIRANADPDNLDDYELDSTDTPSGATGLQGTDLTDFAANVHTLPSGEGSIGVVGSSVTVTISWSEGKAGTSADDTGTFTVTTDVANE; encoded by the coding sequence ATGAGAAAGACACAGCTGGGCGTAACCCTGATAGAGGTGATGATCGCTGTCTTCATCAGCGCCATTGGCGTTCTTGGGGCAGCAGCACTGCAGCTCAATGCACTGAAGTACACCAATAGCGCCGTTTATACCTCGCAGGCCAGTTTCATCGCCTACGACATCCTTGACCGGATCCGCGCCAATGCCGATCCAGACAATCTGGATGACTATGAACTGGACAGTACGGACACACCTTCCGGTGCCACGGGGCTGCAGGGTACCGACCTGACCGATTTCGCCGCCAATGTGCACACTCTGCCAAGCGGTGAGGGCAGTATCGGTGTGGTGGGCAGTTCGGTCACGGTGACCATCAGTTGGTCGGAAGGCAAGGCGGGCACCAGTGCAGATGACACCGGTACTTTCACAGTTACTACCGATGTGGCCAACGAGTGA
- a CDS encoding GspH/FimT family pseudopilin translates to MRRHLHGFTLIELLITLVVVGVLAALALPAFDGAFERSRASTEANDLAQALNYGRLEAINRSQPVEVVPTDADAGWSAGITVRQSADDSVLRTIPAMSSGAAVAEENDATTIEFNSFGGLNSPAQAVAFTYSLGDQSKVVAVCLTGRIQVGAECN, encoded by the coding sequence ATGCGGCGACATCTACACGGTTTCACCCTCATCGAGCTGCTGATCACGCTGGTCGTCGTGGGGGTTCTGGCTGCCCTGGCTCTGCCTGCCTTTGACGGCGCCTTTGAGCGCTCGCGAGCCAGCACCGAGGCGAACGATCTGGCACAGGCCCTCAATTATGGGCGGCTTGAGGCGATCAACCGCAGCCAGCCGGTCGAAGTGGTTCCGACCGATGCCGATGCCGGATGGAGTGCAGGGATTACGGTTAGGCAGAGCGCCGACGATTCGGTACTGCGGACTATTCCGGCCATGTCTTCAGGCGCGGCGGTGGCCGAGGAAAATGATGCCACGACCATCGAGTTCAATAGTTTCGGGGGCTTGAACAGTCCGGCCCAGGCTGTGGCCTTCACCTATAGCCTGGGCGATCAGAGCAAGGTGGTGGCTGTTTGTCTGACTGGGCGCATTCAGGTCGGGGCGGAGTGCAATTGA
- a CDS encoding GspH/FimT family pseudopilin, giving the protein MRSQGFTLLELVIALAIAAILTFLILPATNAIVARQRVSNGLSSFINSLKYARTYAALHQTGVTMLARQDNWGAGWTVFEDPNRNALQDDGERVLLSREPSDTLMIAGNQPIASYVHFNMFGEPQLSSGGFQAGTLTLCSPEAPNTRYQLVMAKTGRVRIRSSESTSPCRAATGP; this is encoded by the coding sequence ATGCGTAGCCAAGGATTCACCTTGCTGGAGCTAGTGATAGCTCTTGCCATTGCAGCAATTCTCACTTTCCTGATCCTCCCCGCAACCAACGCCATTGTTGCCCGCCAGCGGGTGAGCAATGGACTGAGCAGTTTCATCAACAGCCTGAAGTACGCGAGAACATATGCGGCACTCCATCAGACAGGCGTGACCATGCTAGCCCGACAGGATAACTGGGGAGCCGGCTGGACAGTCTTCGAAGATCCCAACCGCAATGCGCTGCAGGATGACGGGGAGCGCGTACTGCTGAGCAGGGAGCCCAGCGACACATTGATGATTGCCGGCAACCAACCGATTGCCAGCTATGTGCACTTCAATATGTTTGGTGAGCCACAGCTCAGCAGTGGCGGGTTTCAGGCAGGTACCCTGACCCTCTGCTCACCGGAAGCGCCTAACACTCGCTACCAGCTGGTCATGGCCAAAACTGGCCGGGTGCGCATCCGCTCGAGCGAAAGTACGAGCCCCTGCCGGGCAGCTACAGGGCCTTGA
- the ispH gene encoding 4-hydroxy-3-methylbut-2-enyl diphosphate reductase produces the protein MQIKLANPRGFCAGVDRAIEIVNRALEVFGAPIYVRHEVVHNKFVVEDLRARGAVFVEELDQVPDDTIVIFSAHGVSQAVRQEAERRGLKIFDATCPLVTKVHMEVARYSRDGRECILIGHEGHPEVEGTMGQYDDRNGGAIYLVEDEADVAALQVRNPESLAFVTQTTLSMDDTSKVIDALRSKFPSIGGPRKDDICYATQNRQDAVKQLADECDVVLVVGSPNSSNSNRLRELAERIGTPAYLIDGAEDLKQEWFAGVQRVGITAGASAPEVLVRGVVDCLKEWGASEAQELDGRPENVTFSMPKELRVKAL, from the coding sequence ATGCAAATCAAACTCGCCAATCCCCGCGGCTTCTGTGCCGGCGTCGATCGCGCCATCGAGATCGTCAACCGTGCTCTGGAAGTGTTCGGTGCGCCGATCTACGTGCGTCACGAAGTGGTGCACAACAAGTTCGTGGTCGAGGATCTGCGTGCCCGCGGCGCGGTATTCGTCGAAGAGCTGGATCAGGTTCCGGATGACACCATCGTCATCTTCAGCGCCCACGGCGTGTCCCAGGCCGTGCGCCAGGAAGCCGAGCGCCGTGGCCTGAAGATCTTCGATGCGACCTGCCCGCTGGTGACCAAGGTGCACATGGAGGTGGCGCGCTACAGTCGTGACGGCCGCGAGTGCATTCTTATCGGCCACGAGGGTCATCCGGAGGTCGAAGGCACCATGGGCCAGTATGATGACCGCAACGGCGGTGCCATCTACCTGGTCGAGGACGAGGCGGATGTCGCCGCGCTGCAGGTGCGCAATCCAGAGTCCCTGGCCTTCGTCACCCAGACCACCCTGTCGATGGATGACACCAGCAAGGTCATCGACGCCCTGCGCAGCAAGTTCCCCAGCATCGGCGGGCCGCGCAAGGACGACATTTGCTACGCCACCCAGAATCGCCAGGATGCGGTCAAGCAACTGGCCGACGAGTGCGACGTGGTGCTGGTGGTCGGCAGCCCCAACAGCTCCAACTCCAACCGCCTGCGCGAACTGGCCGAGCGTATCGGTACTCCCGCTTATCTGATCGATGGGGCGGAGGATCTCAAGCAGGAGTGGTTTGCCGGCGTGCAACGCGTTGGCATCACCGCCGGCGCATCGGCCCCGGAAGTGCTGGTGCGCGGCGTGGTCGACTGCCTGAAAGAGTGGGGTGCAAGCGAGGCGCAGGAGCTCGATGGGCGCCCGGAGAATGTGACCTTCTCGATGCCGAAAGAGCTGCGGGTCAAGGCCCTGTAG
- the fkpB gene encoding FKBP-type peptidyl-prolyl cis-trans isomerase, with amino-acid sequence MTEQRIGPDKEVTLHFALKLANGDVVDSTFDKQPATFKVGDGNLLPGFEVALYGFKAGDKRSLQIEPENAFGQPNPQNVQVMPRAQFADMELSEGLLVIFNDAANAELPGVVKAFDDAQVTIDFNHPLAGKTLSFDVEIIEVRPA; translated from the coding sequence ATGACTGAGCAACGTATCGGGCCGGACAAGGAAGTCACCCTGCATTTCGCCCTCAAGCTGGCCAACGGCGACGTGGTCGACAGCACTTTCGACAAGCAGCCGGCCACCTTCAAGGTCGGCGACGGCAACCTGCTGCCGGGCTTCGAGGTGGCGCTCTACGGCTTCAAGGCCGGTGACAAGCGCAGCCTGCAGATCGAGCCGGAGAACGCCTTCGGCCAGCCCAACCCGCAGAACGTGCAGGTGATGCCGCGCGCCCAGTTCGCCGACATGGAGCTGTCCGAGGGGCTGCTGGTGATCTTCAATGATGCCGCCAATGCCGAGTTGCCGGGGGTGGTCAAGGCGTTCGATGATGCCCAGGTGACCATCGACTTCAATCATCCCCTGGCCGGCAAGACCCTGAGTTTCGATGTGGAAATCATCGAGGTTCGTCCGGCCTGA
- the lspA gene encoding signal peptidase II, whose amino-acid sequence MPDASRFGRLVWLWLALAVFLLDQGSKQVVLQVLEYGQRVVVIDGYFDWVHVYNRGAAFSFLAGESGWQRWLFAAIAMGVSAVLVVWLKRLKRDETWLAIALALVLGGALGNLYDRMVLGHVVDFILLHWQDQYRFPAFNLADSGITLGAVMLALDMFKSKKSGAPAHD is encoded by the coding sequence ATGCCTGATGCCTCGCGTTTCGGCCGGCTGGTCTGGCTGTGGCTGGCCCTGGCGGTATTCCTGCTCGACCAGGGCAGCAAGCAGGTGGTGCTGCAGGTGCTGGAGTACGGCCAGCGCGTCGTGGTAATCGACGGTTACTTCGACTGGGTGCACGTGTACAACCGCGGCGCGGCGTTCAGCTTCCTGGCTGGTGAGTCCGGCTGGCAGCGCTGGCTGTTCGCCGCCATCGCCATGGGTGTCAGTGCCGTGCTGGTGGTGTGGCTGAAGCGCCTCAAGCGCGACGAGACCTGGCTGGCCATCGCCCTGGCGCTGGTGCTGGGCGGCGCGCTGGGCAATCTGTACGACCGCATGGTGCTCGGCCACGTGGTCGACTTCATTCTGCTGCACTGGCAGGATCAGTACCGTTTCCCCGCCTTCAACCTGGCCGACAGCGGCATTACCCTCGGCGCCGTGATGCTGGCGCTGGACATGTTCAAGAGCAAGAAGTCCGGAGCACCCGCCCATGACTGA